The following proteins are co-located in the Dyadobacter chenwenxiniae genome:
- a CDS encoding nucleoside triphosphate pyrophosphohydrolase family protein, which produces MQQLDSLNQVAEFHKTFKHPILETPTIPSEERSRLRVALLAEELKELEVAILEKDIVEIADALCDLQYVLSGAVLEFGLGEKFRALFDEVQRSNMSKACLTVEEAEATVAHYEAKGTDCYYKEDNGKYLVYRKADDKTLKNINYSPADLASILN; this is translated from the coding sequence ATGCAACAATTGGACAGCCTTAATCAGGTCGCTGAATTTCACAAGACATTTAAACACCCTATCCTGGAAACGCCGACGATTCCTTCCGAAGAACGCAGCAGGCTGCGCGTGGCTTTGCTGGCTGAGGAATTGAAGGAATTAGAGGTTGCGATTCTGGAAAAGGACATTGTGGAAATTGCAGATGCGCTTTGTGACTTGCAATATGTGTTGTCGGGAGCGGTGCTGGAATTTGGTTTAGGAGAAAAATTCAGGGCGTTGTTTGATGAAGTGCAGCGTTCGAATATGTCCAAAGCTTGCCTTACCGTAGAAGAAGCGGAAGCGACAGTGGCACATTATGAAGCCAAAGGGACGGATTGTTATTATAAAGAAGATAATGGTAAATATCTGGTTTACAGGAAAGCAGATGATAAAACATTAAAAAATATCAATTATTCACCTGCTGATCTGGCTTCCATCCTGAACTGA
- a CDS encoding NUDIX hydrolase, translated as MRLDILKQYQAQTKCLVALDSIIFGFDGEELKLLLVKRGIEDEHHTWSLMGGWVQPDESLEGASTRILFELTNLTDIYLEQLHTFGSPQRDPVERTVSVAYFALINVEDYDHKLSKNFEAQWFPIQELPKLLFDHGEMVEMAIQHLRYKASQHPIGFELLPEKFTIPQLQKLYEAIFGTELDKRNFSRKLLSTNLLVKLDEKQKGFSKKGAFFYKIDEEKYKKQFNTFLNFLPGSAS; from the coding sequence GTGCGATTAGATATATTAAAACAATATCAGGCCCAAACGAAATGTCTGGTCGCTCTGGACTCTATTATTTTCGGTTTTGACGGCGAAGAGTTAAAATTATTGCTGGTAAAAAGAGGCATTGAGGACGAGCATCACACGTGGTCCTTAATGGGCGGCTGGGTGCAGCCCGACGAGAGCCTTGAGGGTGCATCAACACGCATCCTTTTCGAGCTTACCAATCTCACCGACATATACTTAGAACAACTTCACACATTCGGAAGCCCGCAGCGCGACCCGGTCGAAAGGACCGTTTCTGTGGCTTATTTCGCACTGATTAACGTGGAAGATTACGATCACAAGCTTTCTAAAAACTTCGAAGCGCAATGGTTTCCGATCCAGGAACTGCCCAAATTGCTTTTTGACCACGGCGAAATGGTCGAAATGGCCATTCAGCATTTGCGCTATAAGGCTTCGCAGCATCCGATTGGTTTTGAGCTGCTTCCGGAGAAATTCACGATTCCGCAGTTGCAGAAACTGTATGAAGCCATTTTTGGGACGGAGCTGGATAAGCGGAATTTTTCACGTAAACTGTTATCTACGAACCTGTTAGTGAAGCTGGATGAAAAGCAGAAGGGTTTTTCAAAAAAAGGCGCTTTCTTCTATAAAATTGATGAGGAAAAGTATAAAAAGCAGTTCAATACGTTCCTTAATTTCTTACCCGGAAGCGCTTCCTAA
- the pepT gene encoding peptidase T gives MTSVLERFLRYVKIDTQSDPNSESFPSTAKQRDLSNLLVVELQELGIEDAHLDEHGYVYATIPSNSDKSNIPVICFCSHVDTSPDVSGAHVKPIVHENWDGSDIVLPDDTTQVLRIGELHDLDQQIGNDIVTASGATLLGADNKAGVAEIMAAAEYLVTHPEIKHGAIRILFTQDEEVGRGTEKVDIEKIGADFGYTVDGEAVGTLEDETFSADGVKITIHGVSTHPGYALGKLENALKIAGEILAALPKDSLSPETTEGKQGFIHPTQIEGIQEKVTLGFIIRDFTVSGLHEKEAILKEIADNVLTNYPNSSIEFKVAEQYRNMKEILDEHPQVIENALLAMQNAGLNPIQRSIRGGTDGSRLSFMGLPCPNIFAGEHAFHSKLEWVSVQDMEKAVEVIVNLAQIWEEKA, from the coding sequence ATGACATCTGTTCTTGAACGTTTCCTTCGGTATGTAAAGATCGATACGCAGTCTGACCCAAATTCGGAGAGTTTTCCGAGCACGGCCAAACAGCGTGACCTGAGTAATCTGCTCGTCGTTGAATTACAGGAACTGGGCATTGAAGATGCGCATTTGGATGAGCATGGTTACGTTTACGCGACCATTCCTTCGAACTCAGATAAAAGCAACATTCCGGTCATTTGTTTTTGCTCGCACGTGGACACGTCCCCGGATGTTTCAGGCGCGCACGTCAAGCCGATTGTGCATGAAAACTGGGACGGGTCTGACATTGTTTTGCCCGATGACACAACACAAGTTTTGCGTATTGGAGAGCTGCACGATCTGGATCAACAGATTGGCAATGATATCGTTACAGCCAGCGGAGCTACGCTTTTAGGCGCTGATAACAAAGCAGGCGTTGCTGAAATTATGGCTGCGGCAGAATATCTGGTAACACATCCCGAAATTAAGCACGGAGCAATCCGGATTCTGTTTACGCAGGATGAAGAAGTAGGACGAGGAACTGAAAAGGTGGACATTGAAAAAATAGGCGCCGATTTTGGGTATACAGTTGATGGTGAGGCAGTAGGCACATTGGAAGACGAAACATTCTCAGCCGATGGTGTGAAAATCACGATCCACGGCGTAAGCACGCACCCGGGTTACGCATTAGGCAAGCTTGAAAACGCATTAAAAATAGCAGGAGAAATTCTAGCCGCATTGCCAAAAGATTCCTTGTCGCCCGAAACCACAGAAGGCAAGCAAGGTTTTATCCATCCAACCCAGATCGAAGGAATTCAGGAAAAAGTAACATTAGGTTTCATCATCCGGGACTTTACAGTTTCCGGTCTGCATGAGAAAGAAGCGATTTTGAAAGAAATAGCTGATAATGTGCTCACCAACTATCCGAATTCGAGCATTGAATTCAAAGTAGCAGAGCAATATCGCAACATGAAAGAAATCCTGGACGAGCATCCGCAAGTTATTGAAAATGCTCTGCTGGCAATGCAAAACGCGGGCTTAAACCCGATTCAGCGCAGTATAAGAGGCGGAACAGACGGTTCAAGACTGTCGTTCATGGGCTTACCATGCCCCAACATTTTCGCAGGCGAACACGCTTTCCACTCAAAACTGGAATGGGTCTCCGTCCAGGACATGGAAAAAGCAGTAGAAGTAATCGTAAACTTAGCCCAGATCTGGGAAGAAAAAGCATAA
- a CDS encoding aminotransferase class V-fold PLP-dependent enzyme — translation MITFYPGPSKVYDEVGQYLQEAFDSGVISANHRSTAFMQMLEGAIGNLKTKLNVPDDYEVYFVSSATECWEIIAESLISDGSLHIYNGAFGEKWMEYTQKLTGAARSFPFETNEDPKPNAGIMPSANEVICITHNETSNGTALTSEFLNTLRAQSDNIIAVDATSSMAGVILPWESADIWYGSVQKCFGLPAGMGVMIVSPKAVELAIAIGNRSHYNSLLFIRDNFLKFQTPYTPNTLGIYLMGRVMQQVAPIKTVARQTLERAQDWYSFLPENGYQLLVEYEAVRSETVMAVKDTKERIEAIKKAGLQEGIVLGNGYGEDKETSFRIANFPAISDIEIQTLKDFLVFFSSK, via the coding sequence ATGATAACGTTTTATCCAGGCCCTTCAAAAGTTTACGACGAGGTTGGCCAATATTTGCAGGAAGCATTTGATAGCGGTGTCATCAGCGCCAATCATAGAAGCACGGCTTTCATGCAAATGCTGGAAGGCGCGATCGGTAACCTCAAAACCAAGCTGAATGTGCCTGATGACTACGAGGTTTACTTTGTTTCGTCAGCGACAGAATGCTGGGAGATCATTGCCGAAAGCCTTATTTCGGACGGCAGCTTGCACATTTATAATGGTGCGTTTGGTGAAAAATGGATGGAATATACCCAAAAGCTGACCGGTGCTGCCAGATCTTTCCCTTTTGAAACGAATGAAGATCCGAAACCGAATGCAGGAATTATGCCTTCCGCCAACGAAGTTATTTGCATTACGCATAACGAAACTTCTAACGGAACAGCGCTGACTTCCGAATTCCTAAACACATTACGCGCTCAATCTGACAACATTATCGCCGTTGATGCAACTTCTTCGATGGCTGGCGTTATCCTTCCGTGGGAAAGTGCGGATATTTGGTATGGCTCGGTTCAAAAGTGTTTTGGTTTGCCTGCCGGAATGGGTGTGATGATTGTTTCTCCAAAAGCCGTAGAACTCGCCATAGCAATCGGAAACCGGTCGCATTACAATAGTTTGCTGTTTATTCGTGACAATTTCCTGAAATTTCAGACGCCTTACACGCCTAATACATTGGGCATCTATCTGATGGGCAGGGTTATGCAGCAAGTTGCTCCGATTAAAACTGTTGCACGGCAAACGCTGGAACGAGCGCAGGATTGGTATTCTTTTTTGCCCGAAAACGGTTATCAGCTTTTGGTTGAATACGAAGCAGTTCGGTCGGAAACGGTGATGGCGGTAAAGGATACGAAAGAACGGATTGAGGCGATCAAAAAGGCGGGTTTGCAGGAAGGCATCGTGCTTGGAAATGGTTATGGAGAAGACAAAGAAACCAGTTTCCGCATCGCAAACTTCCCGGCCATCTCCGACATAGAGATCCAAACATTGAAGGATTTTCTGGTTTTCTTCTCTTCAAAATAG
- a CDS encoding tRNA1(Val) (adenine(37)-N6)-methyltransferase, with product MARNSSFRFKNFTVQQDKCAMKVCTDACVLGAWADITDADYILDIGAGTGLLSLMVAQRNSYGIIDAVEIDAEAFYQAGENVENSPFHDRINLFHSAVQEFTSEHKYDVIITNPPFFQSDLLSPLDKKNIAHHAKSLDFAELLTAIDTLLSDTGKFNILFPVDEGKQFLTKALESGWILSRNMTLFHQEGKKAFRQLMTFQRSEPVHSLDITEELYIYETDGTTYTQSFKALLKDFYMIF from the coding sequence ATGGCTAGAAATTCCTCTTTTCGCTTCAAGAATTTTACGGTGCAGCAAGATAAATGCGCCATGAAAGTGTGCACGGATGCCTGCGTGTTGGGCGCCTGGGCCGACATTACGGACGCCGATTACATTCTGGACATCGGAGCGGGAACGGGTTTGCTATCCTTAATGGTTGCCCAACGGAATTCCTACGGCATCATTGACGCCGTTGAAATTGATGCGGAGGCATTTTACCAGGCCGGGGAGAATGTGGAAAATAGCCCGTTTCATGATCGGATTAATCTTTTTCATTCTGCTGTTCAGGAATTTACATCCGAGCACAAATATGATGTGATCATTACCAATCCGCCTTTTTTTCAGTCCGACCTGCTTTCTCCACTCGACAAAAAGAACATTGCCCACCACGCCAAATCGCTGGATTTCGCAGAATTACTGACTGCTATTGACACACTTTTGTCGGACACCGGGAAGTTCAACATTCTTTTCCCCGTAGACGAAGGAAAGCAGTTTTTGACCAAAGCATTGGAATCCGGATGGATTTTGAGCCGCAATATGACATTGTTTCATCAGGAAGGCAAAAAGGCATTTCGCCAGCTTATGACGTTTCAACGCTCCGAACCCGTTCATAGTCTGGACATTACAGAAGAGCTTTACATTTACGAAACAGACGGGACAACCTATACCCAATCCTTCAAGGCATTACTGAAAGATTTTTATATGATATTTTGA
- a CDS encoding ribonuclease H1 domain-containing protein, with the protein MAKKTKFYVVWQGRKTGVFTDWKECEAQIKGFEDARYKSFESIQEAEAAIQRNYWEFVAKKESKPAIAKDIPVNIGKPIKNSIAVDAAWNTASGDMEYQGIYYQTGERIFLQGPFKDATNNIGEFLAIVHALAYLQKKESDLPIYSDSRTAIAWIKKKHANTKLALTPRNKPVFEMLQRAERWLAANKFPNKILKWETEYWGENPADFGRK; encoded by the coding sequence TTGGCAAAAAAGACCAAATTCTACGTCGTCTGGCAGGGAAGGAAAACGGGCGTTTTTACGGATTGGAAAGAGTGTGAAGCGCAAATTAAAGGTTTTGAAGACGCGCGTTACAAGTCTTTTGAGTCCATACAAGAAGCAGAAGCTGCCATTCAACGTAATTACTGGGAATTTGTAGCCAAAAAGGAGAGCAAGCCCGCCATTGCAAAGGACATTCCTGTGAACATTGGTAAACCCATTAAAAATAGCATTGCCGTGGATGCGGCCTGGAATACGGCTTCCGGCGACATGGAATACCAGGGCATTTATTACCAAACCGGCGAAAGGATTTTCTTACAGGGACCATTCAAGGATGCGACCAATAACATAGGCGAATTTCTGGCCATCGTGCACGCACTGGCCTATTTACAAAAAAAAGAAAGCGATTTACCCATTTATAGCGATTCCAGAACGGCCATTGCGTGGATCAAGAAGAAACATGCGAATACAAAGCTGGCATTGACACCAAGGAACAAACCTGTTTTTGAAATGCTGCAACGCGCTGAACGCTGGCTTGCGGCAAACAAGTTTCCGAATAAAATCCTGAAATGGGAAACCGAATACTGGGGCGAAAACCCGGCTGACTTTGGCAGAAAATAG
- the ligA gene encoding NAD-dependent DNA ligase LigA gives MNPEQQIQELVEKLQHLNYRYYQDNVSEVSDFEFDQLLKQLKELEDQYPELRQEDSPTLRVGGTVTKNFNTVYHRYPMLSLDNTYNEQELRNFDDRVRRGLDGEPYEYICELKFDGISLSFTYENGVLVRGVTRGDGTRGDEITNNVKTIRSLPLRVKAEKVPPVFEIRGEGFMPITSFQKLNEEMDTLGENQYANPRNAASGSFKLQDSAETARRGLDCYLYSFLTDTEFFKSHEESLLGLKSWGFNVSPGWKKVQTIDEVLEFIHEWEEKRLTLPLATDGIVVKINSFEQQRELGFTAKSPRWAISFKYKAENKPAVLRMVTYQVGRTGAVTPVANLCDISERALPYNKVKGVHLSGSRVKRATLHNANEVLRLGLEIGDTVFVEKSGEIIPKITGVDISQREKYPTEPLIFPTQCPECGSALQRNEGEVAFFCPNDSHCPPQLKGRIEHFIHRKAMNIESLGEGKIELLFDLGLVRTPADLYDLTPETLLGLEKNILNDETGKVKKISFREKTVENILNGIALSKTVPFKNVLFALGIRFVGATVAEKLAAYFKSMNALRLATYDQLIAVPEIGGRIAESIASYFSVPENQQLVARLQAAGIQMESDEKPVELESDMLEGKTFVISGVFENFERDDLKLKIEVNGGRVLSGVSGKLNYLLAGANMGPAKLEKARKLGVTILSEEEFLAMIEN, from the coding sequence ATGAACCCAGAACAACAGATCCAAGAGCTTGTAGAGAAACTGCAGCATTTGAATTATAGATATTACCAGGATAATGTTTCCGAAGTCTCGGATTTTGAATTTGATCAGCTGCTGAAGCAGTTAAAGGAGCTTGAAGATCAGTATCCTGAGTTGCGGCAGGAAGATTCTCCCACGCTCAGGGTAGGCGGCACGGTCACCAAGAATTTCAACACGGTTTATCATCGTTATCCAATGCTGTCGTTGGATAACACTTATAATGAGCAAGAGCTGCGGAATTTCGATGATCGGGTGCGTCGCGGATTGGACGGTGAACCTTACGAATACATTTGCGAGCTGAAATTTGACGGCATCTCACTCAGTTTTACTTATGAAAACGGCGTGCTCGTGCGGGGCGTGACACGTGGCGATGGCACGCGCGGGGATGAGATCACGAACAATGTCAAAACCATTCGTTCCCTGCCATTACGGGTTAAGGCTGAGAAGGTTCCGCCTGTTTTTGAAATTCGCGGCGAAGGTTTTATGCCCATTACTTCTTTCCAAAAACTGAATGAGGAGATGGACACTTTGGGTGAAAATCAATATGCTAACCCACGAAATGCGGCTTCGGGGTCATTCAAATTGCAGGATTCGGCGGAAACTGCGCGGCGCGGGTTGGATTGTTATCTCTATTCTTTTTTAACCGATACGGAATTTTTTAAAAGTCACGAAGAAAGCTTGCTAGGGCTTAAATCCTGGGGTTTCAATGTTTCACCGGGCTGGAAAAAAGTGCAGACCATTGATGAAGTTCTTGAATTTATCCATGAATGGGAAGAAAAGCGGCTGACGCTTCCACTGGCAACGGATGGGATTGTTGTTAAAATCAATTCTTTTGAACAGCAACGCGAACTTGGCTTCACGGCAAAAAGTCCCCGCTGGGCCATTTCATTTAAATATAAAGCGGAGAATAAACCGGCTGTCCTGCGCATGGTCACCTATCAGGTCGGGCGCACAGGAGCGGTAACGCCGGTTGCGAACCTTTGCGACATTAGTGAGCGCGCATTGCCTTATAATAAGGTCAAAGGGGTTCACCTTTCGGGCTCGCGCGTGAAGCGGGCGACCTTGCATAATGCGAATGAAGTGCTGAGGCTGGGACTGGAAATCGGGGACACGGTTTTTGTTGAAAAAAGCGGTGAGATCATTCCGAAAATCACCGGCGTCGACATTTCCCAGCGTGAAAAATACCCGACCGAGCCATTAATTTTCCCGACTCAATGCCCGGAATGCGGTTCCGCATTGCAGCGAAATGAAGGAGAAGTCGCGTTTTTCTGCCCTAACGACAGCCATTGCCCGCCGCAGCTGAAAGGCCGGATCGAGCATTTCATTCACCGGAAAGCGATGAACATTGAAAGTCTGGGAGAGGGGAAAATTGAGCTGCTCTTTGACTTAGGGCTTGTTCGGACGCCAGCTGACTTATATGATCTAACCCCGGAAACACTTCTTGGTCTGGAGAAAAACATTCTGAACGATGAGACCGGTAAGGTTAAGAAAATCAGTTTTCGCGAAAAAACGGTGGAGAACATTCTAAACGGCATTGCGCTTTCGAAAACAGTTCCTTTCAAGAATGTGCTTTTCGCACTTGGAATCAGGTTTGTGGGCGCGACGGTTGCTGAAAAGCTGGCTGCCTATTTCAAATCCATGAACGCATTGAGGCTGGCGACTTATGATCAATTGATTGCCGTTCCTGAGATCGGTGGCAGGATTGCGGAGAGCATTGCCTCCTATTTCAGTGTGCCCGAAAATCAACAATTGGTTGCGCGTTTGCAGGCTGCCGGCATTCAAATGGAAAGCGATGAAAAGCCTGTTGAACTGGAAAGCGATATGCTGGAAGGTAAAACTTTCGTGATTTCGGGTGTTTTTGAAAACTTTGAGAGGGATGATCTTAAATTGAAAATCGAGGTCAACGGCGGACGGGTGCTCAGCGGCGTTTCGGGCAAGCTGAATTACTTGCTGGCGGGCGCGAATATGGGGCCTGCCAAGCTGGAAAAAGCTCGGAAACTGGGCGTTACCATTCTCAGCGAGGAAGAATTTTTAGCGATGATCGAGAATTAG
- a CDS encoding MarC family protein, with protein sequence MFNFKEIVSVTLILFSVIDILGSLPVIVDFRRKLGKIESEKATLAAGFIMVLFLFLGERLLSLFGVDVASFAIAGAIILFLLGMEMILGRNIFKHDNLDVGVASIVPIAFPLIAGAATMTTLLSLRSAYQIENILVGILLNLFFVYLVLKSSTWLERKLGQGGTDILRKVFGIILLAIAIKLFKANLSM encoded by the coding sequence ATGTTTAATTTCAAGGAAATTGTTTCCGTAACACTCATCCTTTTTTCGGTTATTGATATCCTGGGTTCGCTGCCTGTAATCGTAGATTTTCGCAGGAAGCTGGGCAAGATTGAATCTGAAAAAGCCACTTTGGCGGCCGGTTTTATCATGGTTCTTTTCCTGTTTTTGGGGGAAAGATTGCTGAGTTTGTTTGGCGTTGATGTGGCCTCATTTGCGATTGCGGGTGCCATTATCCTGTTTTTATTGGGTATGGAAATGATTTTAGGGCGAAACATTTTCAAGCACGACAATCTGGATGTAGGCGTCGCTTCCATTGTCCCCATTGCGTTTCCGCTTATTGCCGGAGCCGCCACCATGACCACATTGCTTTCGCTGCGTTCCGCTTATCAGATTGAGAATATTCTGGTCGGTATTCTGCTCAACCTGTTCTTTGTATATCTGGTTTTGAAATCATCAACCTGGCTGGAAAGGAAACTCGGACAGGGCGGAACAGATATTCTGCGGAAGGTTTTCGGAATAATTCTGTTGGCCATCGCAATCAAATTATTTAAGGCAAACCTTTCTATGTGA